The proteins below come from a single Solea senegalensis isolate Sse05_10M linkage group LG2, IFAPA_SoseM_1, whole genome shotgun sequence genomic window:
- the anos1a gene encoding anosmin-1a isoform X1, whose product MLASSLWIIFLLSSSVCARKQQHAKLADDDDDDDGGESWPESVSRARCASRCLSLHSVAALSTSLQNNGSLGWCQNHKQCAKCLEPCKDSWPMKRNRNNCRDLCERVFPRKHWECVTSCEFLQSVLAVKQGSCPPPDRARGFAAACVESCDHDRECSAQRKCCSNGCGHTCQSPKDLYKGSPLKPRKELSFEELPPTELEVRWSSRFNVSAEPVVYVLQRRWNFGIQPSEDTATSWQEVAQTTEQRVRLTDIRPGRWYQFRVAAVNTHGTRGFSTPSKHIHSSRDPSSPAAPTELRVANMSFDPSRMVSARLQWSMPTDLDVPVHHYKVSWSWTAVGQSSASSLTKRRKTVRGCLVELDSMQLNRSYRVEVQAVSYWGQTQLKGRRAVLHFTTQRRVRSAPSKRTGDVLDVGTPFYQDGQLRVHVYWQSSTDPSVEFYKVQWGPEYCGHNQTRPMEKTSTQENFISLHGLLFSCKYKVLLQPVSRKSRLLAESTSFFTPSCASIQAKSPNPITCAGETSVSPQKVLVKAANLTAAFELHGDNVTAIFRWDSSEALAHQQLTGYQVTWAELVPTSRRNKNNNNNNKLPHGLISQSQILPPDSKVVVVSGLRRASLYRLEVHAITAEGEGPATSRNFETPGYQSAAKHRSRLRKHHHHHHHKRPNTERH is encoded by the exons aatAATGGATCCTTGGGCTGGTGTCAAAATCATAAACAGTGTGCAAAG TGCCTGGAGCCCTGCAAAGATTCCTGGCCGATGAAGAGGAATAGGAATAATTGCAGAGACCTTTGTGAG CGTGTGTTTCCCAGGAAGCACTGGGAGTGTGTGACCAGCTGTGAGTTCCTCCAGTCAGTGTTGGCGGTGAAGCAGGGCAGCTGTCCGCCTCCAGACAGAGCCCGCGGTTTCGCGGCCGCCTGCGTCGAGAGCTGCGACCACGACCGCGAGTGCTCGGCTCAGAGGAAATGCTGCTCCAACGGCTGTGGTCACACCTGCCAGTCTCCTAAAGACCTTTACAAGG GTTCTCCCCTGAAGCCGAGGAAAGAGCTGAGCTTCGAAGAACTCCCGCCCACAGAGCTGGAGGTGCGCTGGTCTTCCCGCTTCAACGTCTCTGCTGAGCCGGTGGTCTACGTCCTGCAGAGGAGGTGGAACTTTGGCATCCAGCCCAGCGAGGACACCGCCACCTCCTGGCAGGAGGTTGCACAG accacagagcagagagtcaGACTGACCGACATCCGACCTGGACGCTGGTACCAATTCAGAGTGGCAGCTGTCAACACCCACGGCACCAGAGGTTTCTCTACACCCAGCAAGCACATCCACTCCAGCAGAG ACCCCTCCAGTCCTGCTGCTCCCACAGAACTGAGAGTGGCCAATATGAGCTTTGACCCCAGCAGGATGGTGTCAGCCAGGCTCCAGTGGAGCATGCCCACTGACCTCGACGTCCCTGTCCACCACTACAAGGTCAGCTGGAGCTGGACGGCCGTGGGGCAGTCGTCTGCATCGTCCTTGAccaagaggaggaagacagtCAGAGGG tgccTGGTGGAGCTGGACAGCATGCAGCTTAATAGGAGCTACAGGGTGGAGGTCCAAGCTGTGTCCTACTGGGGACAAACTCAGCTCAAAGGACGTCGAGCCGTCCTCCACTTCACCACCCAGCGCA gagTCCGTTCTGCGCCAAGCAAGCGCACAGGCGACGTCCTGGATGTGGGAACGCCGTTCTACCAGGACGGACAGCTCCGAGTCCACGTTTACTGGCAGAGCAGCACTG ATCCTTCTGTTGAGTTCTACAAAGTCCAGTGGGGACCAGAGTACTGTGGACACAACCAGACCAGACCCATGGAGAAGACCAGCACACAG GAGAACTTCATCAGCTTGCACGGCCTCCTCTTCTCCTGCAAATATAAAGTCCTTCTCCAGCCAGTCAGCAGGAAGAGTCGTCTTCTTGCAGAAAGCACCAGCTTCTTCACTCCTTCCTGTGCCAGCATCCAGGCCAAGAGTCCAAACCCGATCACCTGTGCTGGAGAAACAT CAGTGTCTCCTCAGAAGGTCCTGGTGAAGGCAGCCAACCTGACGGCAGCCTTCGAGTTGCACGGAGACAACGTCACGGCCATCTTTCGCTGGGATTCATCCGAGGCTCTGGCGCACCAGCAGCTGACGGGTTACCAGGTGACGTGGGCGGAGCTTGTCCCCACGAGCCGtcgcaacaaaaacaacaacaacaacaacaagctgccTCACGGCCTCATCTCCCAGTCCCAGATCCTGCCGCCG GACAGTAAAGTTGTGGTGGTGTCGGGCTTGAGACGTGCTAGTTTGTACAGGCTGGAGGTTCACGCCATCACAGCAGAGGGTGAAGGTCCTGCAACCAGCAGAAACTTCGAGACTCCTGGATACCAAAGTGCCGCAAAGCACA GATCCAGGCTGAggaagcatcatcatcatcatcatcataaacggccaaacacagagagacactga
- the anos1a gene encoding anosmin-1a isoform X2: MLASSLWIIFLLSSSVCARKQQHAKLADDDDDDDGGESWPESVSRARCASRCLSLHSVAALSTSLQNNGSLGWCQNHKQCAKCLEPCKDSWPMKRNRNNCRDLCERVFPRKHWECVTSCEFLQSVLAVKQGSCPPPDRARGFAAACVESCDHDRECSAQRKCCSNGCGHTCQSPKDLYKGSPLKPRKELSFEELPPTELEVRWSSRFNVSAEPVVYVLQRRWNFGIQPSEDTATSWQEVAQTTEQRVRLTDIRPGRWYQFRVAAVNTHGTRGFSTPSKHIHSSRDPSSPAAPTELRVANMSFDPSRMVSARLQWSMPTDLDVPVHHYKVSWSWTAVGQSSASSLTKRRKTVRGCLVELDSMQLNRSYRVEVQAVSYWGQTQLKGRRAVLHFTTQRRVRSAPSKRTGDVLDVGTPFYQDGQLRVHVYWQSSTDPSVEFYKVQWGPEYCGHNQTRPMEKTSTQENFISLHGLLFSCKYKVLLQPVSRKSRLLAESTSFFTPSCASIQAKSPNPITCAGETLSPQKVLVKAANLTAAFELHGDNVTAIFRWDSSEALAHQQLTGYQVTWAELVPTSRRNKNNNNNNKLPHGLISQSQILPPDSKVVVVSGLRRASLYRLEVHAITAEGEGPATSRNFETPGYQSAAKHRSRLRKHHHHHHHKRPNTERH, from the exons aatAATGGATCCTTGGGCTGGTGTCAAAATCATAAACAGTGTGCAAAG TGCCTGGAGCCCTGCAAAGATTCCTGGCCGATGAAGAGGAATAGGAATAATTGCAGAGACCTTTGTGAG CGTGTGTTTCCCAGGAAGCACTGGGAGTGTGTGACCAGCTGTGAGTTCCTCCAGTCAGTGTTGGCGGTGAAGCAGGGCAGCTGTCCGCCTCCAGACAGAGCCCGCGGTTTCGCGGCCGCCTGCGTCGAGAGCTGCGACCACGACCGCGAGTGCTCGGCTCAGAGGAAATGCTGCTCCAACGGCTGTGGTCACACCTGCCAGTCTCCTAAAGACCTTTACAAGG GTTCTCCCCTGAAGCCGAGGAAAGAGCTGAGCTTCGAAGAACTCCCGCCCACAGAGCTGGAGGTGCGCTGGTCTTCCCGCTTCAACGTCTCTGCTGAGCCGGTGGTCTACGTCCTGCAGAGGAGGTGGAACTTTGGCATCCAGCCCAGCGAGGACACCGCCACCTCCTGGCAGGAGGTTGCACAG accacagagcagagagtcaGACTGACCGACATCCGACCTGGACGCTGGTACCAATTCAGAGTGGCAGCTGTCAACACCCACGGCACCAGAGGTTTCTCTACACCCAGCAAGCACATCCACTCCAGCAGAG ACCCCTCCAGTCCTGCTGCTCCCACAGAACTGAGAGTGGCCAATATGAGCTTTGACCCCAGCAGGATGGTGTCAGCCAGGCTCCAGTGGAGCATGCCCACTGACCTCGACGTCCCTGTCCACCACTACAAGGTCAGCTGGAGCTGGACGGCCGTGGGGCAGTCGTCTGCATCGTCCTTGAccaagaggaggaagacagtCAGAGGG tgccTGGTGGAGCTGGACAGCATGCAGCTTAATAGGAGCTACAGGGTGGAGGTCCAAGCTGTGTCCTACTGGGGACAAACTCAGCTCAAAGGACGTCGAGCCGTCCTCCACTTCACCACCCAGCGCA gagTCCGTTCTGCGCCAAGCAAGCGCACAGGCGACGTCCTGGATGTGGGAACGCCGTTCTACCAGGACGGACAGCTCCGAGTCCACGTTTACTGGCAGAGCAGCACTG ATCCTTCTGTTGAGTTCTACAAAGTCCAGTGGGGACCAGAGTACTGTGGACACAACCAGACCAGACCCATGGAGAAGACCAGCACACAG GAGAACTTCATCAGCTTGCACGGCCTCCTCTTCTCCTGCAAATATAAAGTCCTTCTCCAGCCAGTCAGCAGGAAGAGTCGTCTTCTTGCAGAAAGCACCAGCTTCTTCACTCCTTCCTGTGCCAGCATCCAGGCCAAGAGTCCAAACCCGATCACCTGTGCTGGAGAAACAT TGTCTCCTCAGAAGGTCCTGGTGAAGGCAGCCAACCTGACGGCAGCCTTCGAGTTGCACGGAGACAACGTCACGGCCATCTTTCGCTGGGATTCATCCGAGGCTCTGGCGCACCAGCAGCTGACGGGTTACCAGGTGACGTGGGCGGAGCTTGTCCCCACGAGCCGtcgcaacaaaaacaacaacaacaacaacaagctgccTCACGGCCTCATCTCCCAGTCCCAGATCCTGCCGCCG GACAGTAAAGTTGTGGTGGTGTCGGGCTTGAGACGTGCTAGTTTGTACAGGCTGGAGGTTCACGCCATCACAGCAGAGGGTGAAGGTCCTGCAACCAGCAGAAACTTCGAGACTCCTGGATACCAAAGTGCCGCAAAGCACA GATCCAGGCTGAggaagcatcatcatcatcatcatcataaacggccaaacacagagagacactga